The following coding sequences are from one Culex quinquefasciatus strain JHB chromosome 1, VPISU_Cqui_1.0_pri_paternal, whole genome shotgun sequence window:
- the LOC6048191 gene encoding BTB/POZ domain-containing protein 17, with amino-acid sequence MDEQMSQDSSDVEMNNSKGVLLKIANLYAEQLMSDVCLVVGDNRYPAHRVILCASSDVFQVMLMNPEWNECRESVIELKEDPMCSMVFPQFLKYLYVGQIKVSIQTVMPMLELADKYNIKDLVELCVDYMTKHVAKAATQGYLVSWFQYTISLGSSHVNLAAIMKNFIKWNLDIVSESNDFNELCGMILVTLLQQNDLVVQSEFTLFEYLEKWLLYKRDQLEKEPDMTEEEKQYELVSTIEAVFVHVRFAMMSPSELAKILVRPICQHHMEFFVERVAIGMSYHSGQEERIREIRGQENGALQFTPRLYTTDVWGLSMAINGFDQIEDYRSFVACFFSLNYLSECHEEQGIAWEIEFFPRGVRYNRAKLIGVFNIPDNTEIPESIIRTVRLKVLLQERLEEDRRFTVGVLISGVQSKITHVRTCHVRTAYFSNEQRVLNIDNLIPYEELQLSAVNLSQHLIGEKRDTIRLQVVIAPLGEHACTETPPFEFGNL; translated from the exons ATGGACGAGCAAATGAGTCAAGATTCCAGTGATGTCGAG ATGAACAACTCGAAGGGCGTGCTGCTCAAGATCGCGAATCTGTACGCGGAGCAGCTGATGTCGGACGTGTGCCTGGTGGTGGGGGACAACCGATATCCGGCCCACCGGGTGATTCTTTGTGCCAGCAGCGACGTGTTCCAGGTGATGCTGATGAATCCGGAGTGGAACGAGTGCCGCGAGAGCGTGATCGAGCTGAAGGAGGACCCGATGTGTTCGATGGTGTTTCCGCAGTTTCTGAAGTACCTGTACGTGGGCCAGATCAAGGTTTCCATCCAGACGGTGATGCCGATGCTGGAGCTGGCGGACAAGTACAACATCAAGGACTTGGTCGAGCTCTGCGTGGACTACATGACGAAGCACGTGGCCAAGGCGGCCACGCAGGGTTACCTGGTCAGCTGGTTTCAGTACACGATATCGCTGGGGAGCTCGCACGTCAACCTGGCTGCGATTATGAAGAACTTTATCAAGTGGAACCTGGACATTGTGTCGGAGTCGAACGATTTCAACGAGCTGTGCGGGATGATTCTGGTGACGCTGCTGCAGCAGAACGACCTCGTGGTGCAGAGCGAATTCACCCTGTTTGA ATATCTGGAGAAGTGGCTGCTGTACAAGCGGGACCAACTGGAGAAGGAGCCGGACATGACCGAGGAGGAGAAGCAGTACGAGCTAGTCAGCACGATAGAG GCCGTCTTCGTGCACGTGCGCTTCGCCATGATGTCCCCGTCGGAGCTGGCCAAGATCCTGGTGCGGCCGATCTGCCAACATCACATGGAGTTCTTCGTGGAGCGGGTCGCGATCGGCATGAGCTACCACTCGGGCCAGGAGGAGCGCATCCGGGAGATCCGGGGGCAGGAAAACGGCGCGCTCCAGTTCACGCCGCGACTGTACACGACGGACGTGTGGGGCCTGAGCATGGCGATCAACGGGTTCGACCAGATCGAGGACTACCGGAGCTTTGTGGCGTGCTTCTTCTCGCTGAACTACCTGTCCGAGTGTCATGAGG AGCAAGGCATCGCCTGGGAGATTGAGTTCTTCCCGCGCGGCGTTCGCTACAACCGTGCCAAGCTGATCGGGGTGTTCAACATCCCGGACAACACGGAGATCCCCGAGTCGATCATACGGACGGTGCGGTTGAAGGTACTGCTGCAGGAGCGGCTCGAGGAGGATCGGAGGTTTACG GTCGGCGTCCTGATCAGCGGCGTCCAGAGCAAGATCACGCACGTGCGCACCTGCCACGTCCGGACGGCGTACTTTAGCAACGAGCAGCGCGTGCTCAACATCGACAATCTGATCCCGTACGAGGAGCTGCAGCTGAGCGCGGTCAACCTGAGCCAGCACCTGATCGGGGAGAAGCGAGACACGATCCGGCTGCAGGTGGTGATCGCGCCGCTCGGGGAGCACGCGTGCACCGAGACGCCCCCGTTCGAGTTTGGCAACTTATAA
- the LOC6048187 gene encoding ubiquitin-conjugating enzyme E2 H, producing MSSPSAGKRRMDTDVIKLIESKHEVTILGGLNEFCVKFFGPRGTPYEGGVWKVRVHLPEHYPFKSPSIGFMNKIYHPNIDEVSGTVCLDVINQAWTALYDLSNIFESFLPQLLTYPNPVDPLNGDAAAMYLHKPEEYKKKVADYVRRYATEEALRDQEPTESSDSESSMSDFSEDEAQDMEL from the coding sequence ATGTCCTCCCCTAGCGCCGGCAAGCGTCGGATGGACACGGACGTGATCAAGCTGATCGAGAGCAAGCACGAGGTGACCATCCTCGGTGGACTAAACGAGTTCTGCGTCAAGTTCTTCGGCCCGCGGGGGACACCGTACGAGGGCGGCGTGTGGAAGGTTCGCGTGCACCTGCCCGAGCACTACCCGTTCAAGTCGCCGAGCATCGGCTTCATGAACAAGATCTACCACCCGAACATCGACGAGGTGTCCGGCACCGTCTGTCTGGACGTGATCAACCAGGCGTGGACGGCGCTGTACGACCTGTCCAACATCTTCGAGTCGTTCTTGCCGCAACTGCTGACCTACCCGAACCCGGTGGATCCGCTGAACGGGGATGCCGCGGCCATGTATCTGCACAAGCCCGAGGAGTACAAGAAGAAGGTCGCGGACTACGTGCGGCGGTACGCCACGGAGGAAGCGCTGCGCGACCAGGAACCGACCGAGAGCTCCGACAGCGAGTCCAGCATGTCCGATTTCAGCGAGGACGAAGCCCAGGACATGGAGTTATAA
- the LOC6048186 gene encoding trypsin alpha-3: MRGHRTDKVARLLAGLLSVVVVAVEAEHDHEPRIVGGFPALQATTRHQVSIRRRSSDESVFGAGHICGGSLIDSRTVLTAAHCLVDSLDKKRPAGYFRVVGGGVNRYERSAGTVVRTVSRVGVHERYNAKNFDNDVGLLILNEPVPETHPALKPIAMATKTPTSLTSCQTSGWGSTQYGVPQGTAELRAVNVTVQPTTQCNGSYSYHGSLRPGMLCAGDFRGGQDACQGDSGGPLVCGGTLAGVVSHGYKCAEPRFPGIYADVAYYRDWIARNGAGRRASAVSVFICFFVILIKL; this comes from the exons ATGAGAGGACACCGAACGGACAAGGTTGCGAGGTTACTGGCGGGATTGCTCTCGGTAGTAGTAGTTGCAGTTGAAGCCGAGCACGACCATGAGCCCCGAATCGTGGGCGGTTTTCCAGCGCTGCAAGCCACTACCAGGCATCAG GTGTCCATTCGGCGCCGCTCCAGCGACGAGTCCGTCTTCGGCGCCGGCCACATCTGCGGCGGGAGTCTCATCGACAGCCGAACGGTGCTGACGGCGGCGCACTGTCTGGTGGACTCGCTAGACAAGAAGCGACCCGCGGGGTATTTTCGGGTAGTTGGCGGGGGCGTCAACCGGTATGAGCGGAGCGCCGGGACCGTGGTTCGGACGGTGAGCCGCGTTGGAGTCCATGAGCGGTACAACGCGAAGAACTTTGACAACGACGTTGGGCTGTTGATT CTTAacgaaccggttccggagacGCATCCAGCGCTGAAACCGATCGCTATGGCAACGAAAACGCCGACCTCGTTGACTTCTTGTCAAACTAGCGGTTGGGGATCGACTCAGTAC GGCGTACCTCAGGGAACCGCCGAGCTACGAGCCGTCAACGTGACCGTTCAGCCAACAACGCAATGCAACGGGTCGTACAGCTACCATGGCTCGCTGCGGCCGGGAATGCTGTGCGCTGGAGATTTCCGCGGAGGTCAGGACGCCTGCCAGGGAGATTCCGGCGGACCGCTGGTTTGCGGCGGAACGCTCGCGGGTGTCGTGTCCCACGGGTACAAGTGTGCCGAGCCCAGGTTTCCCGGGATCTACGCCGATGTGGCGTACTACCGGGACTGGATCGCGAGGAATGGAGCTGGAAGGCGAGCATCCGCTGTCAGCGTTTTCATCTGCTTCTTCGTTATTTTGATTAAACTGTGA
- the LOC119771117 gene encoding uncharacterized protein LOC119771117 yields MTNRNSMQMRSQIWWCQCVHGRRYRCHRDELQVWGRKINSSRVRKSRSSNRHRKHLKPLNLLRSPLQKPVSRGCRQAVDENAGNSTADIDRSMPNSVTTKPMKVEGLRRRPSGAERITC; encoded by the exons ATGACCAACCGGAACAGTATGCAAATGCGCAGTCAAATCTGGTGGTGTCAGTGCGTCCACGGCCGCCGGTACCGGTGTCACCGAGATGAGCTTCAAGTTTGGGGAAGAAAGATCAACAGCAGCAGAGTGCGGAAAAGTAGATCGTCAAATCG TCATCGGAAGCATCTCAAGCCCCTAAACCTACTGAGATCACCTCTTCAGAAACCTGTCTCACGGGGCTGCAGACAGGCAGTCGATGAAAACGCCGGAAACAGCACCGCTGACATTGACCGCTCGATGCCCAACAGCGTGACTACAAAGCCGATGAAGGTTGAAGGACTGCGAAGGCGGCCCTCCGGTGCGGAACGCATCACCTGCTAA
- the LOC6048189 gene encoding trypsin yields the protein MLSFIILSLVLRTIHGSVIAPPRIVGGVDVLQGDFPFAVSIHLATRELSSCGSGYICTGTLISSWAVLTSARCVRNGSGVRVPEELKLLVGTKSRTNCSGAVELSVEDIRAHEGANLAILRLKWAVTNVETAVLNEYQQDLGKQCILIGRHT from the exons ATGTTATCTTTTATCATCTTGTCGCTTGTTCTACGTACCATTCATGGTTCTGTGATTGCACCACCACGAATCGTTGGCGGTGTAGACGTCCTGCAGGGGGATTTCCCGTTTGCCGTGTCGATCCATCTGGCCACACGCGAGCTCTCCAGCTGCGGATCGGGTTACATCTGCACCGGAACGCTCATATCCTCCTGGGCGGTCCTCACCAGTGCTCGGTGTGTCCGAAATGGCAGTGGAGTTCGGGTTCCGGAAGAGCTAAAACTGCTCGTGGGAACTAAATCGAGGACCAACTGTAGCGGAGCGGTAGAACTTTCGGTGGAGGACATCCGGGCGCACGAGGGAGCAAATTTGGCGATTTTGAGACTGAAGTGGGCGGTTACCAACGTGGAGACAGCTGTCCTGAACGAGTACCAACAGGATCTTGGAAAACAGTGCATTCTGATTGG GAGACATACGTAA
- the LOC6048190 gene encoding uncharacterized protein LOC6048190: protein MQELVKINDKHYIVDIRRKVPSNSDDRKPEVAPAEATTIQCCLFDLAQLWCETISVRNLIEREKKENSIIQYSCDIVNETILARKADDFNLQENIVDGNTLGLKLKYYVSGIPVTFNLCLNSASREELSENILLPVWRNLLQLYEENSALKDLLIKKDIEIEQYKIEGAVLKRNLVATAKFDEHKFGANFPLSIPEDGLKVKELIKNKDRRASLMKLLKIKHRDPPEMPGSPTKLNKTSLTLTPTKRSPGGRAKGLEAIYAKQKMPKAATGSSISLKRLQADLSDEEDDKDAIEKMSNAGLDSSGVSDTGLKGKIRKITKL, encoded by the exons ATGCAAGAACTAGTCAAAATCAACGACAAACACTACATCGTGGACATCCGCCGCAAGGTGCCCAGTAATTCCGACGATCGGAAGCCGGAAGTGGCCCCCGCGGAAGCGACCACGATTCAGTGCTGCCTGTTTGACCTGGCCCAGCTGTGGTGCGAAACGATTTCCGTGCGGAACCTGATCGAACGCGAAAAG aaaGAAAATTCAATCATTCAGTATTCTTGCGATATCGTGAATGAAACTATATTAGCTCGAAAAGCTGATGATTTTAATTTACAAGAAAACATCGTTGATGGCAACACTCTTggtctaaaattaaaatattatgtttCTGGCATTCCTGTTACATTTAATTTATGTCTGAATAGTGCTAGTAGAGAAGAG CTTTCCGAAAACATTTTGCTTCCAGTTTGGAGGAACTTATTACAACTTTATGAAGAGAATAGTGCGTTGAAAGATTTACTTATTAAAAAAGACATTGAAATAGAACAGTACAAAATAGAGGGAGCTGTTCTAAAGAGAA ACCTCGTCGCAACGGCAAAATTTGACGAGCACAAATTCGGTGCAAACTTTCCCCTTTCCATTCCGGAAGATGGACTGAAAGTCAAAGAACTGATCAAAAACAAAGATCGTCGTGCTAGTTTGATGAAACTTTTGAAGATCAAACATCGAGACCCTCCGGAAATGCCGGGCAGTCCGACAAAGCTCAACAAAACCTCGCTAACACTAACGCCCACGAAGCGAAGCCCGGGCGGACGGGCGAAAGGACTTGAGGCGATTTATGCGAAGCAAAA GATGCCAAAAGCGGCGACTGGGTCGTCAATTTCGCTTAAACGACTGCAGGCTGACTTGAGCGATGAAGAGGATGATAAGGATGCAATCGAGAAGATGAGTAATGCTGGGTTGGATTCAAGTGGGGTCAGTGATACTGGTTTAAAAGGGAAGATAAGAAAAATAACcaaattgtaa
- the LOC6048188 gene encoding trypsin alpha-3 has protein sequence MYRQLLPIIACLYLWTTLSVDSTSDAESRIVGGNNATFYVCSHTVAIRQVNRDFLCNGVLISSRDVLTAASCVSNVRNESDLVVVAGTIGNSVTAPGAIPLSVSKLWSTTSNPSRTGDIALLRLNATLITGGAPWISVVELGTRAPTVNQSCSLCGWGSGTISGPPALILQTININVQSNTSPNCTRAAGGTALPANAICAGDPLQAGRGACTHDVGAPLMCNGALHGVLTVTGGCGGLHEVSVFADTAAHLAWIRNRTQTGVVVVPPNKPGGGGSGGNGPGGSAQASVQLGMMVIAVVTAFVLR, from the coding sequence ATGTACCGCCAACTTCTACCAATCATCGCCTGCTTGTACCTCTGGACTACGTTGTCCGTCGACTCAACCAGCGATGCTGAATCTCGAATCGTGGGCGGAAACAACGCCACCTTTTACGTGTGCTCGCACACGGTAGCCATCCGTCAAGTGAATCGCGACTTTCTGTGCAATGGAGTGTTGATCTCGTCGCGTGACGTCCTGACGGCCGCTTCCTGCGTTAGCAACGTGCGAAACGAATCCGACCTCGTGGTCGTTGCCGGAACCATTGGAAATTCTGTCACCGCTCCCGGAGCGATTCCTTTGTCGGTTTCTAAGCTGTGGTCCACCACCAGCAATCCTTCTCGAACCGGTGATATTGCACTGTTACGGTTGAACGCTACACTGATCACTGGAGGCGCGCCGTGGATCTCGGTGGTAGAACTGGGAACGCGGGCTCCGACGGTGAACCAAAGCTGCTCACTGTGCGGCTGGGGCTCGGGCACGATCTCTGGACCACCCGCGTTGATACTGCAGACGATCAATATCAACGTACAGTCGAACACTTCACCGAACTGTACCCGAGCGGCAGGGGGAACGGCTCTTCCTGCGAATGCGATCTGCGCGGGAGACCCGCTTCAAGCCGGACGTGGAGCCTGTACACACGACGTGGGAGCTCCGTTGATGTGCAATGGGGCTCTGCATGGAGTGCTGACCGTTACCGGAGGTTGTGGTGGACTGCACGAGGTGTCCGTCTTTGCCGATACGGCCGCACATCTTGCTTGGATTAGGAACCGAACCCAGACGGGAGTGGTCGTGGTGCCCCCGAACAAACCCGGTGGCGGTGGTTCCGGTGGCAACGGACCTGGTGGTTCTGCACAAGCAAGTGTACAGTTGGGAATGATGGTGATTGCCGTCGTGACTGCGTTCGTGCTGCGATGA